ttatttttgcttaacGTTATCCCGGACTTGGATGCGCCTTTGCTGTGATGCGAGATGCTCCTGGGTGCCGCCTCCTTGCAGAAGAACCTTTGCCCACCCATTGCGAGATGCTGTTTAACCACGTATTTGTTTCCCCCACTCCTTTCCTTTTAGCCTGAGAGATTCAGTGACCCTGCTGGGGAGAGCGTGCCCAGGCCGCTTGGCTCCTGGGCCAGGTATTTCTGCTGTTTAAGCCGTCAGATTATTTCGTGGCGCTTCAATGACGCCGTTGGCTGGGCTTGCCGAAATGCCTGAGATAAGCGTGGCTGGCTCCAGACTACCTGAATCGGCCGCCATGGTGGGCCTGTGCCGCGTGCCTTCTCCGGAGAAGGGGAATGCTGAACCCAGCCCTCCCGTTTTTAAGCTTCATGGTTGCacttttggtttttgggttttgtttttttttttttttttttaagggctttGAGCAAGTTCAGGTTTGCCGCTTGCAGAGGGCAGAGCGACCGTAGGTTTGGTGTCTGAGGCTGGTCTGCGGCACTGGGTGGTTTAACTGGCAGCTGGAGAGACGCACAGcttggggagcagcagcatctccgGGGGACCCCGTCACCAGGCAGCTCCGGGTGGGTGTTTTGGTGATGTTAATACACCCAGAAAATGAAGTGCTGGAGATGCCCCACATCCCCTCAgggtgctgcggggctgccATTTCTTTTCACCTCTGCCTCTGCATATTCCAGGTTCTAATTCAGAGCCTTatcttatttaatttaaaatgcttataCGACACGCTCAGCTTTCCTAAAAAGGCAGGGTTTGGAGGGGTTCTGGGTGCAGGACCACGTGGGACAGAGAGGCTTGTCCCATGGCAGGCTGCGGTCCAGCCGGTCACCACTTCACAAACGAGGTGtaggtgaggatggagctgtGTCTCCTGAAACCCTCGGCACCCTGGATTTAATCTCATCCCATTTCCCACTAGGAATGCCGGTTCTGCCGTTATTTTAGCCCCGGCTTCGTGCTGTGCAGAGCACTCTGTGCCCCAGGCACCTGTGGCAGCAGGTTGAGGAGAAAGAGGATCCTGTCGACCTGGGGAGAGAGCTGCAACACGGAGGTCATTCCccttaaataaatgaaaagccGTGTCAAAAAGCGGTTGGCGGCGTCCGCGCTGCTGTCAGCTCCCCTGCCCTTGGGCGTTTTCGAGTCACAAGCTGGGGTTTCTCCTCCCACAGTGCCCACCGGGGCCTTCATGACCCCGGTGAGCACTGCAAAGAGCACGAAGAAAGCTTTATCTCTGGTTTAATAGCGTTTGGGAAGCTGCTTAATTGAACGTACTATTAGTTTTGGGGCTGTTGCGACACACACATGGCGAGTGTTGGGGACTGGCATGGAGAGCCGGGTTTAGTGCTGACAGCCACCCAGGCTTATCAGCAGCCAGGATTGCGTGCGTGAGCTGTCGTTGCTGGTGGCTGTGGGTTGTACCCAGGTTTCAGGTATCTGGGGGTGGAAAATaccttctggattttttttccctctccttctgtTTGGGTCTGCTGCCAGCTTCTTAAGAGGAAACAAGAGCTAAATTCCCCCCACTTTGCTGGGAATTAACAGAGCAGGTCCCTTCTTCCTGGTGCTCCCGGCTGGACTTTGTGGCGTAAATGAGTAACTCCTGACTCAGGGATTTAAGGCAGAAAACGAAAGCGAGTGCCGTTTGACACCAGTTTTCCCCTTCCCACTCCCcgagcagaggagaaaggacGTCGCTTCGTTAGGCTGAGCTAGACGAGGAGCTGAGGACGTGCAGGCGTGAGTGTGAGCGCACCCAAAAGCAGGGTGGGTGTGAAGCTTTCTGTGGCTCCCGGGTCCGAATCTGGGGGTGGGTTACCCTGACGCTGGGCTGATCCCTCCGGCTGCTTTCCCAGCGTGTGTAGAAAAACACGGTGCAAACGGGCAGGCTCTCGTGTGCTGGCCAGGATGGATCCTGCTGCGTGTCCCAGTGCTCCCCCAAAGCTCTTACGCTGCTGCGCTTCTGAAACCTTGcatctctctcctgtctttttttttgtcttttgtttttgtctttttttttaggtaatTAAAGCCTAATTTTAAAGGTATAAAGCTAATCCACAGGAGGAAGCGGGGGAAATGACTCTCAGGAGTTGCATAGGATGagcagtgaggttttttttttgaactgttATCCACGTCTAATTTCTACAATTTTGGTGTGGAAACCCCACCTGTGGTGTGTTTGGATGTCCCAgtctggtgctttctgccagtgTAGGAAACACTTGTGCAAGCTAACGTGAGCAGGACAAAGGTGATGGTGCAAAGCCAAAGGAGCTGCCTCCTCTGGAATTCACTTTTGCTCTCGAAACCCATTTGTGGAAACACTTTTGCAACCGTGCACACCGCAAGTTTTGCcgatggaagagaaaaaggcgGTTTCTCCGCCAGGCAGAAGTGAACAGAAAACCTGAATTTCACCAAATTTGTCAGATATTTGTCAGACAACACTGTCACTCAGCCCAGCTACGTCCTGCAATTCGTTAAAGAATTGCCCGCTTTGTGCCAAGGATTAACATGGGAAATGTTGCAGGATCCTCCATGCTGTCCCTTCCTCACCCTTGTCGGACACTTGGTATGTGCTGCCTTCACTTATCGCAGATTTGGTCTTGGAAATCCATGGCTTCCTAGCTCcgggggtttttattttttgcagaaaattgGGAAAGTGGTTTTACGTCCATGagagggctgggcagagctggggagatGCTTCGTTGTGCCACGCACCCAAGGATAACTCATCTGGTGCATGAGATTAAGTGTTTTGGACCCAGATGGTTAAAAGCTTAAATCAATCTTTGCCAAGATCCAAACGACCCATTTGGGGGACTTTCTGCTACTGAGATGTGGTGAGAAAATTCACAGCCGTGAGGGAATCCCTTTGTCCTGGCGCCCATGCCGTATTTCCAGCTGCCGTGTCGGCCGGGCTCTCTGGCCGGAGCACGGGAGCGTTGGAGAGGAGATGGGGGAGCAGCGATGGCTTGCCGGTTTGGCCGACAGTCAGACAAGCCGGTTAAAACAGCGCCGGGGGAAGCCGGGGCGCACTGGTGTCTTGCCAGGGTCCGGGTGCTTGGCACCCACCCAGGCTTACCCTCCCAAACAGAAAGAGAACGGCAAGGACTGAGGAAAAATGCAGGAGGAAGAGCGGTGTTCCTGGCagagtggcagaagcagcagtgcaaGCAGCCCCGAGCCCTGGCCAGCCTCCCAGGGAGTAACTGCGTTCCTTCAAATTGAACGATGAGTAATTATTCGAAGTAATTAAAGGTTTGACAGCGGCTCGGCAGCATAGTTTACGTTGCACCGGTACTGTGGCGGTTACGCCCTTTTACCTGCAAGAGTCTCACCTTGAGGAGTGACACGTGCTGCCGGTAAGCGGCGTTCCCGCAGGAAATAGCACATCCACGGAAGAGCCGAGAGGTTGCAGACCGACTCCTAAAATGCCCAAATTCTTTGCGTTTAAGCCCAAACACCCATAGTTCATGGCCTTCGGATTGCGTAACCTGGTGACTCGGCTAATGTGGCTGACCTTGTGGAGGGGtgaaatgtggggttttttgagatCAAATGAATGCGAGGGTAGGTGTCTGAAAGGAAAGCGCCTGGCAGCGTGGCAGGTTCGCAGCAGCCTTTGTCTGTTGTGTGATTCAGTCCAACTGGGGAACTGGTAGAACTGCACCATCCAGACATCAAAGCGGAGGAGACGTTGTGGAAGGCTGTGCTCCTTGGGTTGTTCCGACAACTCGTGGTGTGATCACACGTGAGTTAATTTTGATTTTGCCGTAAGCTGAAAACTCTTCCGCTGTCAGATTGTAAAGCAAACGATCTCAACTGCCGCGTTTCATAGAATCTCAGATGGTTTTGGGTtgaagggaccttcaaagaccACCCAGTCCAAcaccctgccatgggcagggacatttCCCACCAGATGAGGTTGCTccaagccccatccagcctgaccttgaatgcttccCGTGACGGgccatccacaacttctctgggcaacctgctccagtgtctcaccaccctcatagttTCAAGAGCAGTAATTAGGATCGTCCCTCCCTCGAGCACTACTCCCTCTGGGAGGAACTCCTCGCATTGGCCAATGCTTGGGGCACGTTGGGCACTTCTTCAAGGCTTTAGCGGGATCTCTaagcctttcttcttctttttcttttttttttttttttttttttttttaactattctGATCCTATTAGACCCCATCTGTCCACAGGGAGCGAAGAGGTAATCCTCCCGGTAGAAGCAGTAGCGGGTGTTAAGCTGGCACTATGCTTGATCTTAAGtcaaaaggcaaagcaaagacAGGATGGTTTGTTTTACTCACTTTCTTTTCAGCGCTGAATCAGAAACGCCCGCGAAGCAAGCCCCCTCCCCCGGGCTCCGCCGTGGATCCCCTCGTctctcccctctgctgctgaCCCGTTTTTcttgctccctgcccagctgggcCCAGACCGTGACCTTGATCTGCTTTTGCGACACAGTCGGCTTGTGGTTTGCGCCCACAAGCCGCTTGCGACGACAGTGGGGAAGCCGTGCCTGCTGCGGTTAGCGCTTGGTCGGATGCTGCGGCTGGCGCATCTTTGCCGCTGCCAACATCTCCCCAGCGTCGGCGCTAGCATTTGAGTGCAAGGCACATAAAATCGTACAGGCAGAATTAGTTCTGTTTGGGGTTCCTGAGCTGCAACGCTGAcggtttcttctttttctcctaggGGGAAACGTCGGCCGTCCAACGACAGGGACCAGCAAGAACTGAAGCGCTGCTGGTACGTACAGGATGGGAACGATGAACTTCATCGCCCCGGCGCCCTGCCTGGCTTGAGAACTGTCACCCCGCCTTCCACCGAGCTCCCAAGTCGCACCGGGTGCCGGAAACACTAATCCTCTCGGAAGCAGTTGACCGGGACAGGATGTGTGGACGATGATGATGGCAAGAAAGCAAGATGTTCGCATTCCCACCTACAACATTAGTGTGGTGGGATTGTCTGGGAcggagaaggagaaggggcagTGCGGCATTGGGAAATCCTGCCTTTGCAACCGGTTTGTACGGCCCAGCGCAGATGAATTTCATTTGGACCACACTTCGGTTCTCAGCACCAGTGACTTTGGGGGAAGGGTGGTCAATAATGACCATTTCCTCTACTGGGGGGAAGTTGTGCGTTCCCTGGAGGACTGCGTCGAATGTAAAATGCATGTTGTGGAGCAGACGGAGTTTATCGACGACCAGACCTTTCAGCCTCACCGCAGCACGGCCCTGCAGCCCTATATCAAGAGGGCTGCTGCGACCAAACTGGCGTCGGCTGAAAAGCTCATGTACTTTTGCACTGATCAGCTTGGGCTGGAACAGGACTTTGAACAAAAACAGATGCCAGATGGAAAGCTGCTGGTGGATggctttcttctctgcattgATGTTAGCAGGGGTATGAACAGGAACTTTGATGATCAGCTCAAATTCGTTTCAAACCTTTACAATCAACTAGcgaaaacaaaaaagcccattGTGGTGGTCCTGACAAAGTGTGACGAAGGCGTGGAGCGGTACATTAGGGATGCACATACTTTTGCCTTAAGCAAAAAGAACCTCCAGGTCGTGGAGACATCGGCTAGATCCAATGTGAACATTGACTTGGCTTTCAGCACCTTAGTGCAGCTGATTGATAAAAGCCGGGGAAAGACTAAAATCATCCCCTATTTTGAAGCTTTGAAACAGCAAAGTCAACAGATAGCTGCTGCTAAAGACAAGTACGAGTGGCTGGTCAGCCGCATCGTTAAAAACCACAATGAGACATGGTCAAACGTGAGCCGCAAGATGCAGTCCTCTCCAGAGTATCAGGATTACGTCTACCTGGAAGGAACGCAGAAAGCCaaaaagctgtttctgcagcatGTCCACCGCCTCAAGCAGGAGCACATAGAGCGCCGGCGGAAAATGTATCTCGCCATGCTTCCTCAAGCGTTTGAAGCCCTCATCCCGGACCTGGATGAAATAGATCACCTGAGCTGCGTAAAAGTGGAGAAGCTCTTGGAGACGAAGCCGGACTTTTTGAAATGGTTTATTGTCCTGGAAGAGACGCCCTGGGATGCCACAAGCCACATTGACAACATGGAAAACGAGCGTATTCCCTTTGACCTGATGGAGACCCAGCCCGCCGAGCAGCTCTACGAAGCTCATTTAGAAAAGCTGAGGAACGAGAGGAAAAGGGCAGAAATGAGAAGAGCTTTCAAAGAAAACCTGGAGACTTCCCCTTTCATCACACCCGGGAAGCCCTGGGAGGAAGCGCGCAGTTTCATTATGAACGAGGATTTTTACATGTGGCTGGAGGAGTCTATTTATATGGATATCTACAGCAAGCACCAAAAACAGATCATAGAAAAGGCCAAGGAGGAGTTTCAGGAGCTGCTCTTGGAGTACTCGGAGCTGTTTTATGAACTGGAGCTTGACGCTAAACCCAGCAAGGAGAAAATGGGCGTTATTCAGGATGTCTTGGGTGAAGAGCAAAGGTTCAAAgctctgcagaagctgcaggCTGAGCGGGACGCTCTTATTTTGAAGCACATCCACTTTGTGTACCACCCGACGAAGGACACGTGCCCGAGCTGCCAGGTTTGTGTAGACTCTAAAATCGAGCACCTGATCAACTCCCGCTTCATCAGGCCCTCGGAACGCAACCAGAAGAACTTGCTTTCGGACTCTAACATCGACAGGATCAACCTGGTGATCCTCGGCAAGGACGGTTTGGCGCGCGAGCTGGCCAATGAGATCCGGGCGCTCTGCACCAACGATGACAAATACGTGATCGAAGGTAAGATGTACGAGCTGTCCCTGAGGCCGATTGAGGGCAACGTCCGGCTCCCCGTTAACTCCTTCCAGACACCCACCTTTCAGCCTCACGGTTGTCTCTGCCTTTACAACTCGAAGGAGTCGCTGTCCTACGTGGTGGAAAGCATCGAAAAGAGCAGAGAGTCGACCATCGGCAGGAGAGAGAATCACTTGGTTCACCTTCCTCTGACGCTCATCCTCGTTAACAAGAGGGGGGACACCAGTGGCGAGACACTACATAGCTTGATACAGCAAGGCCAGCAGATCGCAAGCAAGCTGCAGTGCGTCTTTCTGGACCCTGCGTCTGCTGGCATTGGATACGGCCGTAACATCAACGAGAAGCAGATCAGCCAGGTTTTGAAGGGGCTGCTGGACTCGAAACGCAACTTAAACCTCGTCAGCTCGACCTCCAGCATCAAAGACCTGGCGGACGTCGACCTTCGGATCGTCATGTGCTTGATGTGCGGAGATCCGTTCAACGCGGATGACATCCTTTTACCCATCTTGCAGTCCCAGACTTACAGACCATCGCAGtgcggcagcagcagctccgtCCTCCTTGAGTTATCCATCGGGCCGCACAAGAGGCGCGTGGagctctccctcctttcctacCATTCCTCCTTTAGCATTAGGAAAAGCCGGCTCGTCCACGGGTACATTGTCTTTTACTCGGCAAAACGCAAGGCGTCCCTGGCCATGCTACGTGCCTTTCTCTGCGAGGTGCAGGATATCATCCCCATACAGGTTGTGGCGCTCACGGACGGCTCCATAGACATCCTGGACAACGACttgagcagagagcagctcacCGAGGGCGAGGAGATCGCTCAGGAGATTGATGGCAAGTTCACTACAATACCTTGTAGCCAGCCGCAGCATAAGCTGGAGATTTTCCACTCGTTTTTTAAAGATgtggtggagaaaaaaaacatcatCGAAGCTACCCACATGTATGACAACGTGGCTGAAGCCTGCAGCACGACAGAGGAGGTGTTCAACTCGCCTCGAGCGGGCTCCCCTCTCTGCAACTCCAACCTGCAGGACTCGGAGGAGGATGTTGAGCCTCCCACCTACAGCCCCTTCAGAGAGGACACGTCcatgcctgccctgcccaaAGACCACTCAAAACTTTCCATGGAGCTGGAGGGGAACGATGGCTTGTCTTTCATTTCCGTCATGAACACTTTTGAAAGCAAGCTGAACAACAAAGTACCTCCTCCAGTGAAACCAAAGCCCCCCGTGCATTTTGACATTACGAAGGGGGACCTGTCGTATTTGGAGCAGGGACATCGGGACGGGCAGAGGAAGTCCGTGTCTTCTAGTAGCTGGCTGCCCACCGACTGCTTTGATCCTTCCGATTACGCCGAGCCGATGGATGCCGTGGTCAAACCCAGAAATGAAGAGGAGAACATCTACTCCGTGCCTCATGACAGCACACAGGGCAAGATCATCACCATCCGAAATATTAACAAAACCCAATCGAACGGCAGTGGCAATGGCTCGGACAGTGAGATGGACACCAGCTCCCTGGAGCGGGGCCGCAAGGTGTCGGTTGTTAGCAAGCCTGTGCTGTATCGGACGCGCTGCACAAGGCTGGGCAGGTTTGCTAGCTACCGAACCAGCTTCAGCGTTGGGAGCGACGATGAGCTGGGACCCATTcgaaagaaagaggaagaccAGACTTCCCAAGGGTATAAAGGTGATAACGCCGTTATCCCCTATGAAACAGCCGACGGGGAGGATCCGAGGAGGAGGAACATCCTGCGCAGCCTGAGAAGGACGACGAAGGTAGGCTGGTGTTTTCTGTCCTTTGGTCATGGGATTTGCAGGGTAGAGGTTGGGACATACCGCCAGGTGTAAAGGCTGAATGAGGGCAGGAGCCCCTGCCGTCACATTCATGCTCTGTTTTTTGCGTATTTACTGACTGAGGAGTAGGGTGAGTGCACAATCTGTTTTTTTATTGTGCGTTAACTCGCTGCTGGCATGAACTGCATGAACGTGCAGTCCTATACCAAAATCACCTCCATTGTTTCCACCGTGGACGTTGGGCTGTGACAAATTTATCCTTGCGACATGCTTCTGAGAAAGTTTGTTCTGTGCTCAGAAGTTAGAGTTTTGAGGTACAATTAACCAAAACGTGAGTGCTTTCAAACATGGCCTCCATCTGCCTTGTAAATTCTCTTTAACATGGATGAAAGTTGTAAAGTTACTGTTATTGGCGTAGAGTCGTTTAAAGAAATGGGGTGAAGCTAGATGTGTCCAACCAGAGAAGACGCTGGTAAGTTGAGGACACGTCTGAGTTGTCATCTGTTGCCGCTCTTGGGTGGCTCTTCTCAAGACTCTTCTCTAGATGCGTCATGCTGCCGTGGCTCTACAAAACCAGCCTTAAATCCACCTGGATTTGTTGCCACTCTTCGGCACGATGATGGATCTGCTCTTTAGAGGGTGAAACTGGTTTTGGACAAGCCCGCCCGTTCGAGGTGCTGCGTGGTTGAGTAGTCTTTGGACTTCTTGGCCAGCAGTTGGCACGCTGAAGGC
This portion of the Pelecanus crispus isolate bPelCri1 chromosome 30, bPelCri1.pri, whole genome shotgun sequence genome encodes:
- the ARHGAP35 gene encoding rho GTPase-activating protein 35 yields the protein MMMARKQDVRIPTYNISVVGLSGTEKEKGQCGIGKSCLCNRFVRPSADEFHLDHTSVLSTSDFGGRVVNNDHFLYWGEVVRSLEDCVECKMHVVEQTEFIDDQTFQPHRSTALQPYIKRAAATKLASAEKLMYFCTDQLGLEQDFEQKQMPDGKLLVDGFLLCIDVSRGMNRNFDDQLKFVSNLYNQLAKTKKPIVVVLTKCDEGVERYIRDAHTFALSKKNLQVVETSARSNVNIDLAFSTLVQLIDKSRGKTKIIPYFEALKQQSQQIAAAKDKYEWLVSRIVKNHNETWSNVSRKMQSSPEYQDYVYLEGTQKAKKLFLQHVHRLKQEHIERRRKMYLAMLPQAFEALIPDLDEIDHLSCVKVEKLLETKPDFLKWFIVLEETPWDATSHIDNMENERIPFDLMETQPAEQLYEAHLEKLRNERKRAEMRRAFKENLETSPFITPGKPWEEARSFIMNEDFYMWLEESIYMDIYSKHQKQIIEKAKEEFQELLLEYSELFYELELDAKPSKEKMGVIQDVLGEEQRFKALQKLQAERDALILKHIHFVYHPTKDTCPSCQVCVDSKIEHLINSRFIRPSERNQKNLLSDSNIDRINLVILGKDGLARELANEIRALCTNDDKYVIEGKMYELSLRPIEGNVRLPVNSFQTPTFQPHGCLCLYNSKESLSYVVESIEKSRESTIGRRENHLVHLPLTLILVNKRGDTSGETLHSLIQQGQQIASKLQCVFLDPASAGIGYGRNINEKQISQVLKGLLDSKRNLNLVSSTSSIKDLADVDLRIVMCLMCGDPFNADDILLPILQSQTYRPSQCGSSSSVLLELSIGPHKRRVELSLLSYHSSFSIRKSRLVHGYIVFYSAKRKASLAMLRAFLCEVQDIIPIQVVALTDGSIDILDNDLSREQLTEGEEIAQEIDGKFTTIPCSQPQHKLEIFHSFFKDVVEKKNIIEATHMYDNVAEACSTTEEVFNSPRAGSPLCNSNLQDSEEDVEPPTYSPFREDTSMPALPKDHSKLSMELEGNDGLSFISVMNTFESKLNNKVPPPVKPKPPVHFDITKGDLSYLEQGHRDGQRKSVSSSSWLPTDCFDPSDYAEPMDAVVKPRNEEENIYSVPHDSTQGKIITIRNINKTQSNGSGNGSDSEMDTSSLERGRKVSVVSKPVLYRTRCTRLGRFASYRTSFSVGSDDELGPIRKKEEDQTSQGYKGDNAVIPYETADGEDPRRRNILRSLRRTTKKPKPKPRPSITKTMWESNYFGVPLTNVVTPEKPIPIFIERCIEYIEATGLSTEGIYRVSGNKSEMESLQRQFDQDHGLDLAEKDFTINAVAGAMKSFFSELPEPLVPYTMQVELVEAHKINDREQKLHALKEVLRKFPKENYEVFKYVIGHLNKVSHNYRVNLMTSENLSICFWPTLMRPDFSTMDALTATRTYQTIIELFIQQCPFFFYNRPILEPPSAAPGSPSAAPPGAPFLPAAPGTAQPSPPQTPPPSPQSPVQPLLPAQLHAEQHTL